The Pseudodesulfovibrio sp. zrk46 genome contains a region encoding:
- a CDS encoding MGMT family protein: protein MALSELTQRIVNTIRSVPFGYVVTYGYVARLAGNPRAARQVSRVLHSLTRKEGLPWHRVINSQGRISLKPMQGYEEQRQHLENEGIAFDASGKVDLDRFLWRPDEF, encoded by the coding sequence ATGGCGCTTAGTGAACTGACTCAACGCATTGTTAATACCATCCGCAGTGTCCCGTTTGGATATGTGGTTACGTATGGCTACGTGGCCCGTTTGGCTGGCAATCCCCGCGCCGCAAGGCAGGTTTCACGAGTTCTGCATTCCCTCACTCGTAAGGAAGGGCTGCCATGGCATCGCGTCATCAACAGTCAGGGACGCATCTCACTGAAACCGATGCAAGGCTACGAGGAGCAAAGGCAACACCTTGAAAACGAAGGCATTGCCTTTGATGCATCCGGCAAAGTCGATTTGGATCGCTTTCTCTGGCGGCCTGACGAGTTCTAG
- a CDS encoding GAF domain-containing protein translates to MRDITKQSYNSLPFQTELSFAPLYRKIKEMLEQEDTVFAVAARKIIQLLERDGGIIDRPLTNEDLVAHAADVRLLMQFVFPGLEDEDALCKAYEPYNATPFFSTTRFKNLLESDDVTLSLSESVLPQGETLRNEDELFAYTMLYDIHYEVEHTIRELVLKAHNKVTRLDRYFTINYSFNYVDVRLNGLEIIPKEQFTRLLIMSDLKTLKELMPLNGVTFSGFIFARYQEVTERANISQLKSELVERDALNDPIKFERIVQRIRSVLQLEDLNAGLGFHYRAIRQNDNCMLRSLFRDFPGGMEEMMGTVYGTVFKTGNPLFVPNVSEKKIDTEIYEILEQSGIKSMGFIPLKENGKTIATLELTSSRPEMINSNSIYKLADLLPVLSIAVRQEMDEFESRIERTIKAHCTAIHPSVEWRFVEAATRYLNSPGDDARFENIEFEEVYPLYGSMDIRSSSEQRNRAIQADLLEHIQLASETLQKIICSKCLPLADYHHSKLQKIHDQISSEMDSGDEISVLEYLHTQVEPFLENVRDNEPVSSAPINAYFEEMNPLLGTLYQRRKDYEASVTLINESLSRFLDEEEVDAQDIFPHYFEKYRTDGVEYNAYVGQSMVKERHFESVQLMNLRLWQLKMMCRMTRLAESLTSSLPNPLACAPLILAHSTPLTIQFRVDEKQFEVEGSYNVRYEIIKKRIDKSTIRGTDERLTQPGMLAVIYTQEKEREEYEGYLEYLTDKGYVKGEVEHLMLEDLQGVHGLRALRVNVVLD, encoded by the coding sequence ATGCGAGACATAACAAAACAATCATACAACAGCCTGCCGTTCCAGACGGAGCTGAGCTTTGCTCCCCTGTATCGCAAGATCAAGGAGATGCTGGAACAGGAAGACACCGTTTTCGCTGTTGCAGCACGAAAAATCATTCAACTGCTGGAGCGCGATGGCGGCATAATTGATCGCCCTCTGACGAACGAGGACCTTGTCGCCCATGCGGCAGATGTCCGACTGCTCATGCAATTCGTTTTTCCGGGGCTGGAAGACGAGGATGCCCTATGCAAGGCTTATGAGCCCTACAACGCAACCCCGTTTTTCTCCACAACCCGGTTCAAGAACCTTCTCGAATCAGACGACGTAACACTGTCACTCAGCGAAAGCGTACTCCCTCAAGGCGAGACCCTGCGAAACGAAGACGAACTCTTTGCGTACACCATGCTCTACGACATTCACTACGAAGTGGAGCACACCATCCGTGAGCTGGTTCTGAAAGCCCACAACAAAGTCACCCGGCTGGACCGTTATTTCACCATCAATTACTCGTTCAACTACGTGGATGTTCGGCTCAATGGATTGGAAATAATCCCCAAAGAGCAGTTTACCCGCCTGCTAATCATGAGCGACCTGAAAACGCTCAAAGAACTCATGCCTCTCAATGGGGTGACCTTCTCCGGTTTCATTTTTGCGCGCTATCAGGAAGTGACTGAACGAGCCAACATTTCTCAACTCAAATCCGAACTGGTTGAACGAGACGCTCTCAACGATCCAATCAAATTTGAACGAATCGTCCAACGTATCCGCTCAGTGCTGCAGCTTGAAGACCTGAATGCCGGTCTGGGCTTCCACTACCGGGCCATCCGCCAAAACGACAACTGCATGTTGCGCAGCCTGTTTCGAGACTTTCCTGGTGGAATGGAAGAGATGATGGGCACAGTATACGGCACCGTCTTCAAGACAGGCAATCCGCTCTTTGTCCCCAACGTCTCCGAAAAGAAAATTGATACGGAAATTTACGAAATTTTGGAGCAATCAGGCATCAAAAGTATGGGTTTCATTCCGCTGAAGGAGAATGGGAAGACAATTGCCACTCTGGAACTCACTTCAAGCCGCCCGGAAATGATCAACTCGAATTCCATATACAAGCTGGCGGACTTGCTGCCAGTCCTGAGCATCGCCGTCCGTCAGGAGATGGACGAGTTCGAGTCACGCATCGAGCGCACCATCAAGGCCCACTGCACAGCAATCCACCCCAGCGTTGAATGGAGGTTTGTGGAAGCTGCAACCCGTTACCTCAATTCACCTGGTGATGACGCCCGATTCGAAAACATCGAGTTCGAGGAAGTATACCCACTATATGGCTCCATGGACATCCGCTCTTCCTCGGAGCAACGGAACAGGGCTATTCAGGCAGACCTGCTGGAGCACATCCAACTTGCCTCTGAAACACTGCAGAAGATCATATGCAGCAAGTGTCTCCCCTTGGCAGACTACCATCATAGCAAACTGCAAAAAATCCATGATCAGATCAGCAGCGAGATGGATTCCGGCGATGAGATCTCTGTTCTGGAATATCTGCACACGCAGGTTGAGCCTTTCCTTGAAAACGTGCGCGATAACGAGCCCGTCTCCTCGGCTCCCATCAACGCCTATTTCGAGGAAATGAATCCGCTCTTGGGGACCCTATACCAACGCCGCAAGGACTATGAGGCATCCGTAACCCTTATCAATGAGAGCCTGTCACGTTTTCTTGACGAAGAAGAAGTCGATGCACAGGATATCTTCCCACACTATTTTGAAAAATATCGCACCGACGGCGTGGAGTACAACGCATACGTTGGCCAATCCATGGTCAAGGAGCGCCATTTTGAATCGGTTCAGCTCATGAATCTGCGTCTGTGGCAGCTGAAGATGATGTGCCGCATGACAAGACTCGCCGAATCATTGACCAGTTCCTTGCCTAACCCCTTAGCCTGCGCTCCTCTCATATTGGCTCATTCCACCCCCTTGACCATTCAGTTTCGCGTGGACGAGAAGCAATTCGAGGTCGAGGGCTCCTACAATGTGCGCTACGAGATCATCAAAAAGCGCATCGACAAATCCACTATCCGGGGGACCGACGAGCGCCTGACCCAACCCGGCATGTTGGCCGTCATCTATACGCAGGAAAAAGAACGTGAGGAGTACGAGGGATATCTCGAATATCTCACAGACAAGGGGTACGTGAAAGGCGAGGTAGAACACCTCATGCTGGAAGATCTTCAGGGCGTCCACGGTCTGCGTGCCCTGCGGGTAAATGTAGTGCTGGACTAG
- a CDS encoding LysR family transcriptional regulator codes for MINLEWLRTFKTVYEKGSMTAAAEALFISQPGVSLHLSSLEDHVGHKLFERAPRRLIPTERGKLLYNSVVDIINQLTEVEKNFQKSTREDTPSVTVGMCFETYRETLEKHVQDFDFNLILEFGEYRELLQKMAQGIIDLVVTPHKQDEPNILYRSFSQEHIVLAAGRDVDANAFHDALGTGYRQKVMDWLLTQRWYGITGDNEHLRRFWQLNFGAYPDFRPNYIVPNIHSIVTSLSKGTGVGVIPDFLCRREVERGDLQILWQGYKPLTNTLYIARRKNELHPEIIQHIEALLEAEMPDFQN; via the coding sequence ATGATCAATCTAGAATGGCTCAGAACCTTCAAAACCGTATACGAAAAAGGGAGCATGACCGCAGCCGCAGAAGCGCTCTTCATCTCTCAGCCGGGCGTAAGTCTGCACCTCTCCTCCCTGGAAGACCATGTTGGACACAAACTATTCGAGCGTGCACCCCGCCGCCTCATCCCGACGGAGCGGGGAAAACTCCTTTACAACTCGGTGGTAGACATCATCAATCAACTGACCGAGGTGGAAAAGAACTTTCAAAAATCCACCCGTGAAGACACACCGTCTGTCACGGTGGGCATGTGTTTCGAAACCTACCGGGAAACCCTTGAGAAGCATGTTCAGGACTTTGATTTCAACCTGATTCTCGAGTTCGGCGAGTATCGCGAACTGCTGCAAAAGATGGCGCAGGGCATCATTGATCTGGTGGTCACCCCGCACAAACAGGATGAGCCAAACATTCTTTATCGTTCTTTCTCTCAGGAACACATCGTCCTTGCTGCCGGACGCGATGTTGACGCGAACGCTTTCCACGACGCACTCGGTACCGGATACAGGCAGAAAGTAATGGATTGGCTCCTCACCCAACGATGGTACGGCATCACTGGTGACAACGAACACCTACGCCGTTTCTGGCAACTCAATTTCGGAGCATACCCGGACTTTCGCCCCAACTACATCGTACCCAACATCCATTCCATCGTGACAAGCCTTTCCAAAGGGACTGGTGTGGGAGTCATCCCCGACTTTCTCTGCCGTCGTGAAGTGGAACGAGGCGACCTTCAAATCCTGTGGCAGGGCTACAAACCGCTGACCAACACCCTCTATATTGCCCGCCGCAAAAACGAACTACACCCTGAAATCATTCAGCACATCGAAGCACTGCTAGAGGCAGAAATGCCTGATTTTCAGAACTGA